The following DNA comes from Caulobacter sp. X.
ACAAAGCTCCCCGGCGGTGCGCGGGAGCTGTCGCGGAGAGACTAAGGGGGCTAACGCGGCATAGGCCAGGCTCGCCCCCTCCGGCCCTCTGGGCCGCCTCCCCCGCGATACGGGGGAGGAACCTAGAGCATCAGTTCGCCTTGGCGCCGCCCATCTTGGCCATCAGCTCTTCCTTGCGCGCCTTCATGCGCTCACCCATGGCCTCGAGATCCTCGTCGCCCTTCTTGGCCTGGGCGAAGAAGCCGCCGGGCTGTTCCTCCTCCTTGACGTGGTGCTTGATGTACTCGCCCAGCACCTTGACCTTGGCGTCGTAGAACTCCTGGCCCGGCTTCATGGCCTCGATCTCGGCGATCAGCTTCTTGGCGCTGTCGTGCTCGACATAGGCCTCGTCGATCAGGTCGTCCTCGACCTCGCCGCGGCTCTCCGGATAGAGGACCTCCTCCTCGATCTGGGTGTGGACCTTCAGGGCCAGGGCGATCTGGTTGAACAGCGCCAGCTTCTCGCTGTCGCTCTCCAGCTGCTCGTATTCGGCGAACATCTTCTCCACCTCGCGGTGGTCCTGCTTCAGCAGACGAATGGCCAACGGATCGCGGCGGCCCGTGCGGCGGGTCGCCTTGCGAGGCTTGGCGGTCTTGGCTTTGCTCGATGAGCTCTTGGTGGCGGCGGCCATGGAATTCTCCCTCGATATCCCCGACCGCCAACCAACACCTGGGCGCGGCTTGTCGTTCCGGATCGGGAGCGCGCGGAACCTCTAGCCGCCGGCGGATCTTGCCAGCACCGCGTCCAGTTCGGCGGCCAGGGCCTCGATCCGATACGGCTTGACCAGCACCCGCCGCCCCTCCTTGCTGGCGGCGGCCGCGGCGGCGCTGTAGCCCGTGGTCAGCAGCACCGGCAGGTCGGGCCGCAGCCGCGAGATGTCGCGCGCAAGATCAAGCCCGCCAATGTCGCCGGGCATCACCATGTCGCTGAACACCAGCTGGAAGCGCGGATCGGCGCGCAGCGCGTCCAAGGCGCTGCTCCCGTCCGCCACACGCCTGACCTCATAGCCCAGCTCGCGCAGCATCTCCTCGACCAGATGCGCGACGCTGTCATCGTCCTCGACCAGGAGCACGCGTTGGCGTTCGCCGTCAGAGGGCGGCGGCCGGAGCGTCAGCGGCTCGGACTTGAGCAGCGCCTTTGTCGAGCGCGGAATCCGCAGCCAGATCGTGGTTCCCTCGCCCAGAACGCTGTCGACGCCCACCTCGCCGCCCGAGGCGCGGGCGAAGCCGTAGACCTGGGACAGGCCCAGCCCCGTGCCCTTGCCGACCGCTTTGGTGGTGAAGAAGGGCTCGAACAGGCGGCTAATCATGTCCGGGGCGACGCCAACGCCTGTGTCGCGGATGGACAGGCGAACCATGTCGCCGGCCCCGTCCGGACGCCCCGAAGGCTCGTTGCGGGCCTCGATGGTGATCGTGCCGCCATCGGGCATGGCGTCACGGGCGTTGATGGCGATGTTCAGCACCGCCACCTCCATCTGCGAGGCGTCGACCTCGACCCGCCAAAGATCCGGCGGCAGCTGGATCCGCACCGTGACGTCCTCGCGCAGCGAGCGGTCCAGGATCGCCAGCATGCCCGACAGCCTTTGGCCGATGTCGATGACCTCGGGCTTCAGCGGCGAGCGGCGCGAGAAGGCCAGGAGCTGCTGGGTCAGGCTGGCGCCGCGGTCGATGGCCTGGCGGATGCCGTCGCGCAGGCGCTCGCGGCGCGCCGGGTCGGAGGTGCGCTCAAGCAGATCCAGACCGCTGGAGGCGACCATCAAAAGATTGTTGAAGTCGTGCGCCACGCCGCCGGTCAGTTGGCCCATGGCCTCCATCTTCTGCGACTGGCGCAGAGCTTCCTCGGCCTTCTCGCGTTCGCGGATCTCGGCCTTGAGTTTGCGATAGGCTTCGGCCTCGCGCGCGCCGGCGGCGCCCAGCACGGCGACCAGCAGTGCGGCCATAACGATCAGCAGGGCGAAGCCGGCGTAGCGCATGGCGCGTCGCGTGGGCGACTCCAGCACCGTGCGCAGATAGACAGACCCCAGCACGGTGTCGCCCTCGGTCACCGGCGCCGTCAGCACGAGCCGGGGGCCGACGATCCGCGGCGGACCCAGAACATTGCGGGCCGGCGGCGGCGCGCCGGCGCGCGTATAGCCGGCGGCGAGCGCGCCTTGCATGTCGTAGGCCCCGACGGCCTCGACGTCGGGATTGGAACTCTGGGCGCCGACATATTCGCGGGCGGCCGAGCGATCGTCGAAGGCCAACGGCGCGGCCATGCTGCCGGCCAGGATGCGCAGCTGCACCTCGGCCTGGCGAAGCTTCTCCTGCTGCCCCAGGCGCTCGTTGTAGACGGCCATGGCGAAGGCGGCGACGACAATGGCGACGGCCAGGGTCACCGCCATCCAGACGGTCAGAGCCGGTCGCCATGGCCGGCGCGGAGCCTTCGCCGCCTCGCTCATCGCTCGCCAGTCCCACGCGTGACGGACAGGGAGAGCAGCTTGGAGCTGATCACCAGCCCTTCCGCCTGGGCGGCGTCGCCACGGATTTCGAAGCGCACCCGCCCCTCGAGCGTCACGAACTGGATCATGGCGCCCGCCGCGTCGAGGCCGTCGTCGGCGACGGTCAGCACGGGACGTCCCGCAACGGCCGCGATCATCTCACGTGGCGTCTGGCCCCGTGACGCCGAGACGAACAGCACATGGCAGTCCGCGCCCTTGGCCACTGAAGACAGCCGCGTCACCATCATTTCGTGATCGCCCACCCGCGCATTCTGGGCGAGGCGGTCGATAAGCGGGCCAAACGGATCCACGCCGCCAATACACAGCCGAAAGGGGCTGGAGGACGTCTCGAACGCCGTGTCGGGCCAAGTGACGAAGGCCGGGAACTTCGCCAGGTGACTGGCCTTCACCGGATAGCCGCCGTGATGAGGGGCGTGACGACGCTCATGCGCCTCGCGCGCGCCGTCCTGGGCCAGCGCCACGCCGCCCTGCAGACACAGGAGAAGCGCCGCCGCAGCCGACAGCCGGCGCGGCTTGGAACCTCCTCCCCGCATCGACCGCGGGCCGCTGGGCGGAACGCCCAAAACCATGCGCCAGTCCCCTCCGCGCTTCGCCTAGCGACTTGATAGCCCCAAGCATGAACGGCTTCACCGTCGATCCTGTTCGAGCCGAGCCAGGACCAGCCGCGAATGATCGGCCTGAACCCGCCAAGCTCCAAGCCTAGCCGTTCGATCCCATTCCCGTGACATTTTGGAGGCCAAGCGGCGCTGTGAGCCGAAAAAGCAAAAAGCCCGGGCGAACCCGGGCTTTTCAAAGGCTTGCGATGGTACCAGCTCTCGGGCTCGAACCGAGGACCTCTAGATCCACAATCTAGCGCTCTAACCAACTGAGCTAAGCCGGCTCATCGCGAGGCGTCGTCTTTAGTCGGATCGGCCCCTGGGATCAAGCGCCGATCCAGACGATTTTAACAGGAAAACGCCCCGGAGCCGAAACTCCGGGGCGCTTCTTGGTCGTCGCCTGTATCCAGGTCCTATTGCGGGACTTGGAACACCAGCGGGACGGTCACCTGGCCACCGTCGACGGGCGCGCCGTCGAGGGTCTTCGGCTTCATCCGGAACAGGCGCGACAAGCGGATAGCCGCGTCGCCGAAGCCCATGTCCGCGGGGGTCTCAGAGACCACCGAGCAGCCTTCCAGCGTGCCCTTCGCCGTGACGGTGCACGAGATCGTCGCCTTACCGCTGACTTCCATCCGCTGAGCGCGGTCGGGGAAGTAGCGGGCCATGTCGTCGGCGCTGGGCTTACGGGCCCAGTCCGGACGGGTCACGACCGAGGCGCGAGCCGGCGGGTTCGTCGGAACCGGCGGAGCCTGCGAGATGACCGGCGGAGCGGTCGTCTCGACCCGCTTTTCAACGGGCGGGATCGGCAGCGGCGGCGGCGGCGTCACGTCCGGCGGCGGAGCCACCGGGGGACGCGGCTGCACCACGGCCGGAGGCGGCGGCGGCTCATTGGTCGGCGGCGGCGGCGGCGGAGGCGGCGGAGGCGGCGGCGGAGGCGGAGGTAGCTCCACGACCGTCGCGTCGTCCGAATACTCCTGGAACACCGCTTCGAACTTCTGCTTCGCGAGGTACGCGAAGAGCAGTCCGTGCAGACCGAGCACCACAATCAGCGCGACGCCGAACGGCCCCATGCCCTTTTTGCGACGCGGACCTTCCGAGGTGAGCGGATCGTAGTGGCGATGCTCGGGCGTTTGTTGTTCAGCCATGCAGCACCCCTACTAGCTATCATCCCGTCCAACGAGCGCCACGCTGTAGAAGCCATTATCCTGGAGGGTGTTCATCACCTCCATGAAAGCCCCGTAGCGAACCTTTTCGTCGGCCCGGATGAAGATGCGCTCCTTGGTAGGATCGCGACGGCCCATGCTCTTGGTGATGTCGAAGCCCAGCTCATCGATGCTGGTCTCGTTGTCGCCAAGGTAGAGCTGACCCGACTCCTTGATCGTGACGTAAACCGGCTTGGATGGAGGCGGCGATGACTTCGCCACCGCCGACGGCAGGTTCACCTCGATCGACACGGAGGCTAGCGGAGCGGCCACCATGAAGATGATCAGAAGGACCAGCATAACGTCCACGAAGGGCGTAACGTTGATCTCACTGTTCTGTTCGACGTTGAACCTGTCGCCCCCACCGCCTGAAAGTTTGGCGGCCATGGGTGTTACGCCCCCTTGTCGAGCTGACGCGAGATGGCGTTCATCAGTTCAGCAACGAAACCTTCCGAGCGGGTGCCGTAACCCGAGATGCGGGTCTGGAAGTAGTTGTAGAAGATAACGGCCGGGATAGCGGCGAAGAGGCCGATACCGGTGGCGAGCAGGGCTTCAGCGATACCCGGCGCCACGACGGCGAGGTTGGTGGTGTTGGTGTTCGCGATGCCGATGAACGACGTCATGATGCCGTACACCGTACCGAACAGACCGATGAACGGACCGGCCGAACCGACCGAGGCCAGGAACACCATGCCGCCCGACAGACGCTTGGCCAGCGAGGACTGGACGGCGTTGATGGCGTAGGTGGCGCGGGCCAGCGTCGAGTCGCGGTGCTCGCCGGCGACTTGCAGGCCAGCTTGACGCGACAGTTCGACTTCCTGCGAGGCGGCGGCGGCCATGTCGGCCATCGGGTTGCCTTCGAATTCTTCCGACGAGCTGATGCGCGCGATGTCGGCGATCGAGCGAGCGCCGCGGAAGGCTTCCAGGAACTTGTCCGATTGCTTGTTCAGGCCGGCGAACTCGAAAATCTTGGTGAGCAGCAGCACCCACGAGAAGACCGAGGCCAGCAGCAGGCCGATCATGACGACCTTAACGACGGCGCCGGCGGCGAGGAACATGCCGACGGGCGTCAGCGAGTGGCCCTTCTTTTCGCCTTCAGCGGCGGCGGCGTCAGCCGGAGCGGCTTCCGGAGCCGGAGCAGCTTCCGGGGCCGGAGCGGCGGCGGCGTCGGCCGGAGCGGTCGCGGCGGCCGGATCGGCGGGCTTGGCGTCCTGAGCGAACGCCGGGGCGCTCGCCATCAGCGCAACGGCGCCGACGAGAGCGATGAGGGGGGTCTTCCGTTTAATGTCGAGCATCTGTCGCCAGTTCCTGATTGGTCTAGCACGTTTGGACCGAGGGTCGTCGCGCGAGAGCGTCTCCACCCTAACTCTGAATAGCCCGTTCCTAGGTTCGATTTCTCTCCCCTCGGGACGGACCCGCTTCGCTGCGCTCGACCCGTTACGCCCCCCACGAGGACTAGGCCTCCAGAAGGATCGTTTCGAAGCGCGTGCGACCGAGGCCCTGTTGAGGGGCTCCGGTCTTACCGCAATGTTAGAATTGCGGCTGTGGTCCTTTGGCAACCCCTTTTCGCACCGTCAAGGGGCTCATTTGGGCACAAAATCGTCGTAGAGCCCCGCGCGCCCCGCCATTTACCGCGACGCACAAAGGGCTTTTCGGGAAAACGGGGCGTTTTTCCCCTGGCAAGAAGATTGGCGATGCTGCACTGCAGCAAGGCAACAAAACAATGGTCGGTGAAGAAAGGCGCCTGCCGACGCGGCAAAAGGACGGCGGCGCCACCGAGACCGCGCGGCGACATGAAGGAAAAATGACACTCGACACGGGCGCGAAAGCGCCCTGCAAGCCGTCTGTCCAGAAAATCAAGGGAAGTGGTGCCTGGGGCCGGAATCGAACCAGCGACACGCGGATTTTCAATCCGCTGCTCTACCAACTGAGCTACCCAGGCATCTGCGCTTGGCGGTCCGAAACCGCGCCGGCGACCTCGCCGTGAAGCGAGGAGCCGGGTCTATAGAGAAGGCGCGCGGCGAAGTCCAGCGCCCTTTTATCATTCTCTGTTGATGGCTTCCGAAGACGGATTTTCCTCGTCGTCGTCGCCGCCGGGGACCACGTAACGACCGCTCAACCAGCGCTGCAGATCCACGTCCGCGCAACGCTTGGAACAGAAGGGGCGGAAGGCCTTTTCGACAGGCTTGCCGCAAATCGGGCATCCCGTGCTCATGTGGCGGACACCTCCATGAGGTCGTCGGGCCAATTGGTCTCGGATTCGACGGTGAAGCGACGGCCCAGACGATCGGCGACGCCGGCGTCGAGCTCGACGGCGAAAGCCTCCGCGACGGCCGACGAACAGCGCGCGGTCAGGCGAGCGCCGCCCTGCGCCCTGCCCTCGCGCTCCAGGGCCCGCGCCAGGAGACGCGCCTGGTGACGAGGATTCGGCGCCCCGGCGGGCGTCAGAAAGCGATCCAGGATCGGCGGCGCGCGGCGCGGGACGATCATCTCCAGCGTGCCGAACTTGCTGATCGCGCCGACGCCGACCCCAGGATTGTCCGCCGCGAAGACGTTGCGCGCCGCCGTGGTCAGGGCTTGGCCGTCATGGCCGCGACCGACCAGGTCGAAGACGATGATTCCGCCCAAGCCCTTGAGGCGCAGAACCCGCGCCGCGACGCTGAGGGCGGCCATGTTGGCCTGCCGCGCGGCGCGCTTCGAATCGGACGCCTCGCGAGCGCCCAGATCCACGTCGACGGCCGTCAGGGCGCGAGTCGGCTCGACGGCGATGTCACCGCCGCCCGGCAGGGCGAAGATCGTCGCAAGGGCGTCGGCCTCGGCCTCCTCGACGGCTTGCAGAGCCTTGTCGCCGGTCGTGGGCGACCCGGCCTTCACATAGTGCCGGAGGCGCTCCTCGACGGACGGCGCGGCGGCCAGCACGCGTGGCTCGCCCTGCCCTTCCGCCACGAAGCGGGCGACTGCGGCCTTGCCGAGGCGCGAAGCCGTCTTGATCTCGATCTCGACCAGACCGCCCTCGACCAGCTTGGGCATGTCGGGCCGCAGCGGCAGGATCACGTCCTGGCCGCCGGGCAAGGCGACGAACGCCGAGGCGAAGGTCTTCTCGATCGACTTGACGCGCGCGACGCCGCGCACGCCCTCGGCGTCCAACGGATCGTCGGTGGGCCAGGAGACGAACAGGCGCTCGGGACGGCCGTCCAGGGTGACGACCCCGACCGTCTCGCCGACGCCCTTGTAGAGATAGGCCCGTCTTTCACTCATGATTTGGCGCTCATGGACGGTAGCCCAGGCCGGAGAGCAGGTTCAGCGTCTCATACAGCGGCAGGCCCACGACGCTGGGATAGGAGCCCTGCAGATCGGTGATGAAGCCGCCGGCCAGCCCCTGGACGCCATAACCGCCGGCCTTGCCCTTCCATTCGCCGCTGGCGACGTAGGCGTCGCGTTCGGCGTCGGACAGGCGCTTGAAGCCAACCTTGGTCTCGACCAGCCGCGAGGACAGGCGGCCGTCGGGTGCGATCAGGGCCACGCCCGTCAGCACCTTGTGATTCCGGCCCGACAACAGCTTCAGGCAGTAGAGCGCGTCGGCCTCGGTCTCGGCCTTGGGCAGGATGCGTCGGCCCACGGCCACGACCGTGTCGGCGGCCAGGACGAAGTCGCCCGGCGCGCGGGCGGCGACGGCGCGCGCTTTCTCCCGCGCCAGCCGCAAGGCGTGGCGACGCGGGGTCTCGTCGCGCAGCGGGGTCTCGTCGATGTCGGCGGGATCGACCCGGTCGGGCGTGACGCCGACCTGGGCCAGCAGGTCGAGGCGCCGGGGGCTCGCGCTGGCCAGCACCAGCGCCGGCCCGGCGGCCGCTTGGGCTGCCGTCGTCGGAGCCATCGGCGTCTTACTTGAAGCGGTAGGTGATACGGCCCTTGGTCAGGTCGTAGGGGGTCATCTCGACCAGGACCTTGTCGCCGGCCAGGACGCGGATGCGGTTCTTGCGCATCTTGCCGGCGGTGTGGGCGATGATCTCGTGATCGTTTTCCAGCTTCACGCGGAACGTGGCGTTGGGCAGCAATTCGCTGACCGTGCCGGGAAACTCGAGCAGTTCTTCCTTAGCCATCAGGCCTCTCAAAGGGACGAATCGGATTGCCGCGAAGACGAGGGTCCTCGCGGCGAGGCGCCTCTATAACGCAATTACCCCCCAAACGTCGATGGCGCCCCGAAACGTTGCTTGATGGCGTCGGCGAGGGCGTCTCGGACCTCGCGATAAGCCTCCAGCCGGGCCTCGCGCGAGCCGTCCACCAGGGTGGGATCGTGGGTCGGCCAGTACTCGATATCCACGGCGCGATCGCGCGACAGCTCCACCGCCCGGTGCTGCGCCTCGGGCGTCAGCGAGACCACGACGTCGAAACTGCCGTCCTCAAGCTCGGCGAAGGTCTTGGGCTTGTGATCCGAGACGTCCAGACCCAGTTCGTCCATCACCGCCACGACGAACGGATCGATCCCCTCGCCGGTCGGATCGCCCTTCAGGCCGCAGGAATCGACGAAGGCCCGCTTGCCGTAGAACCGCTTGAACAACCCTTCCGCCATCGGCGAGCGCACGCGGTTGTAGTTGCAGGCGAACAGCACCGCGTCCGGAAGCTCCCCCACCCCTACCCCCGCCAGTGCAGGGCGCAGATCAGGGTGAAAAGGCGCCGGGCGGTGTCGAGGTCGGTCTTGACCTTGCCGTCCAGACGCTCGCGCAGAAGGTTCGAGCCTTCGTTGTGCAGCCCCCGCCGGCCCATGTCCAAGGCCTCGATCTGCTGCGGCGTCGAGTTGCGGATCGCCGCATAGTAGCTGTCGCAGATCAGGAAGTAGTCCTTGATCACCCCTCGAAACGGCGACAGCGACAGCAGGTGCCGGCGCGCATAGCCAGGACCCGCGATGTCAAACGCCAGGCGATTCTCGACCAGCGAAAGCTTGACGTCGTAGGGGCCGCCCGCCGCCTCGGCGGGCTCGAAGTAGTTGCCGTCCAGAAGATCGAAGATCGCGACCTGGCGCTCCTGCTCCTGGTCGCGCGAGGCAGCCGCGAGGCTCTGCTCGTCGATCTCGATCGACTGGATCCGTTGGCGGGCGTGGTCGTCTTCGGTGCTCATCTGACGCGGGAGGTTCGCGCGTCGGCCGGCCGAAGGCAACCTCTCCTAAAGGCGGATTTCGGCCGACAAGGCGTGGGCGGGCAGTCCTTCGGCCTTCGCGAGGGCCACGGTGTGCGGGCCCAGGACGCCAAACGACGCGGCGTCGCACTTCACGATCGAGGTGCGCTTGATGAAGTCGTAGATCGACAGGCCCGACTGGAAGCGCGCCGCGCGGCTGGTCGGCAGCACGTGGTTGGAGCCGGCCACATAGTCGCCGATCGCCTCGGGCGTCACGCGGCCCAGGAAGATCGCGCCGGCGTGGCGGACGCGATCCGAAAGGCGCTCGGGATTATCCATCGCGAACTCGACGTGCTCGGGGGCGATGGCGTCGACCAGGGCCGGGCTCTCGTCCAGCGGCGCGATGATGACCGCGCCGTGGTCGCGCCAGGAGGCGGCGGCGTCCTCGCCGGTCGCCAGGGTCTTGAGCCGCTCAGAAACGGCCTGCTCCACCTGGGCGGCGAAAGCCTCGTCGTCGGTGATCAGGATCGACTGGGCGGCCGGGTCGTGCTCGGCCTGGCTCAGCAGGTCGGCGGCGATCCAGTCGGGATTGTTGGCCTTGTCGGCGACCACGACGATCTCCGACGGCCCCGCCAGGGCGTCGATGCCAACCACGCCATAGAGACGGCGCTTGGCGGCGGTGACGAAGGCGTTGCCGGGGCCCACGATCTTGTCGACCGGCTGGATCGGCCCCGCGCCATAGGCCAGGGCGGCGACCGCCTGGGCCCCGCCCACCCGCCAGATCTCGGTGACCCCCGCCTCCTTGGCCGCCGCGAGCACCGCCGGCTGCAGCTTGCCAGGCGGGGTGACCATGGCGATGCGATCGACGCCGGCCACCTGGGCCGGTACGGCGTTCATCAGCACGGTCGAGGGATAGGCCGCGCGACCACCGGGCACATAGACGCCTACGGCTTCCAGCGGCGTCCAGCGCCAGCCCAGCTCCACGCCGGCCTCGTCGGTCCAGGCCTGGTCGGCGGGGCGCTGGCGGCTGTGATAGGCGCGAATGCGGGCGGCGGCGAAGGCGATGGCCTCGCGCACGTCGGCGGGTGTCGCGGCCCAGCCAGCCTCAATCTCTTCCGGCGTGACGCGGATCGTCTCGGCGGTCAGCTCGACCTTGTCGAACTTGCGGCTGAACTCGAGCACCGCCTCGATCCCATGCGCCTTGACCGCCTCCAGCACGTCGCGCGCGGCGGCGTCAACATCGGCCGGCGAACCGCGGCGTTCATCGAGGAAGGCCTTGAAGGCGGCCTGGAAATCGGGAGCGGAGAAGGAGAAACGGCGCATGCGCTGCTAGATGCGGCTTTTGCGCCGGTATGCAAGAGCCAAATCCTCCCCCCAGCGGGGGAGGTGGTCCGAAGGACCGGAAGGGAAAGTGCTTGCGAGCCCGCCTCTTCCCGCTCCGCGTCTCTTCGAGCCGATTTAGTCGTGCCCCGGCGTACGCGGCGTTGCCCAGGGATCGGAGACGTCGGCCAGGGCCACGTCCAGGCAATCCACCGCCACCCGCATGTCGCCGCCCCCCGCGAAGGTCAGGGTGACGACGCCCGCCGGCGCCTCCTCGGCCGCCTCGAAGGCGATGGACAGCAGCTCGACCACCGCGCCCTTGGCGTCGCGGCGCAGGTTACGCGCCTGAACGCCGGCGACGTCACCGAACTGCAGGGCCGAGCGCACCCGCTCGCCCGCCTTGGCGCGCTTGCCCAGCGCTTCCCAGCGGAAGCGGTTGCAGGCGATGGTCAGGGTGCGGGCCTGCGCGTCCCAGCGGATGTCGCCGATCTTGGCGATCGCGTCCTGCAGGGCGGCGGACAGCACGGCGAGGTCCTCGGCTTCGTGGGCCAGCAGGCGCAGCGGCTTGGCGTTGTCGGCCATCGGCTAGAGCTCCGGCTCGCCGTCGCCCTTGATGCGACGGACCTGCGCCCCGCAGGCGCCCAGCTTCTCTTCCAGGCGCTCGAAGCCACGGTCGAGGTGGTAAATGCGCGACACGGTCGTCTCGCCGCGCGCGACCAGGCCGGCGATCACCAGGCTGACCGAAGCGCGCAGGTCGGTGGCCATCACCTCGGCGCCTTCCAGGCGCTCGACGCCGCGCACGCGGGCCTCGCCGCCCGACACCGAGATGTCGGCGCCCAGGCGCATCAGCTCGGGCGCATGCATGAAGCGGTTTTCGAAGATGGTCTCACGGATCCGGCTCTCGCCCTTGGCCGTGGTCATTAGCGCCATGAACTGCGCTTGCAGGTCGGTGGCGAAGCCCGGGAACGGCGCGGTCTCGATGTCGACCGAGTCCAGGCGGTGACCGTTGCGACGGATGATGACGCCGTCGGCGGTCGGCTCGACGCCGGCGCCGGCTTCCTTGAGCTTGTCCAGCAGGGCGTCGATCAGGCCCGGACGAGCGTTGGTCAGGCGCACCTCGCCGCCCGCCATGGCGGCGGCGACGGCGTAGGTGCCCATTTCAATACGATCGGGGATCACCGCGTGGGTCGCGCCCTTCAGGCGGGTGACACCCGTGATCGTGATGGTCGGCGTGCCCGCGCCCTCGACCTTGGCGCCCATGGCGTTCAGGCAGTCCTGAAGGTCGGCCAACTCAGGCTCGCAAGCGGCGTTGTGAATCACGGTGACGCCGTCGGCCAGGACGGCCGCCAGCATGGCGTGCTCGGTGGCGCCAACCGACACGATCGGGAAGGTGATCTCCGCGCCCTTCAGGCCGCGCGGGGCCTGGGCGTAGACGTAGCCCTCGTGCAGGTCGATCTTGGCGCCCAGCGCTTCCAGGGCCTGCAGATGCAGGTCGACCGGGCGCGCGCCGATGGTGCAACCGCCGGGCAAGCTGACCTTGGCCTGGCCCGAACGGGCGACCAGCGGGCCCAGCACGTTGAACGAGGCGCGCATCTGGCGGACCAAGTCGTAAGGCGCGAAACCGCTGGTGATCTCAGGCGCGTGCAGGAGGGTCTGTTGGCCATCAGGGCCGTCGCTCTCGGTGACCTGGACGCCCAGGCGCGTCAGCAGCTTGCCCAGGAAGCGCGTGTCCGCCAGGCGCGGCATGTTGGTCAGGCGCAGCGGCTCGTCGGTGAGCAGGCTGGCCGCCATCAGCTTGATGGCCGAGTTCTTGGCGCCGCTGACCGGGATCGTCCCGTTCAGCTGCGCGCCGCCGGTGATGGCGATGCGATCCATTACGTCCCTCGAACGCGCCAAGGCGGGGGTGGCCCGGCGCGGCTCACATGTGAGGGGCGGGTTCTATCCGTTGCAAGAGGGGTTGCAAGGGCTCCACGGCTAAATTTGGCGGGCTAGATGGGCGCGGAGAGATCGTAGGGGCGCTCGTCCTCAGGCCAGCGCAGGTCGTAGGCCGTGCTGGCGAGGTCGAGGGCGACCAGGGCCAGATCGATCGCCTTACGGGTCGCCGCGAGGCCGTCGCGCCCGAACGCGGCCTTGCCGGCGTCGGTGTCGAACTGGCCGCCTCCGCCCGTCAGCCGAACCGCCACGGCCCACCCCTCCCCGTCCGGATTCGGGAAAGGGACGGAAAGCTCCACGACCAACTCGGCGCGCGTCCCGTCGCGATGACTTATCCCCAGCAACTTCCGAACGGCGTTATACGGCCGCGGCGCGGCGCGCGCGGCCTCGATCG
Coding sequences within:
- the hisD gene encoding histidinol dehydrogenase; its protein translation is MRRFSFSAPDFQAAFKAFLDERRGSPADVDAAARDVLEAVKAHGIEAVLEFSRKFDKVELTAETIRVTPEEIEAGWAATPADVREAIAFAAARIRAYHSRQRPADQAWTDEAGVELGWRWTPLEAVGVYVPGGRAAYPSTVLMNAVPAQVAGVDRIAMVTPPGKLQPAVLAAAKEAGVTEIWRVGGAQAVAALAYGAGPIQPVDKIVGPGNAFVTAAKRRLYGVVGIDALAGPSEIVVVADKANNPDWIAADLLSQAEHDPAAQSILITDDEAFAAQVEQAVSERLKTLATGEDAAASWRDHGAVIIAPLDESPALVDAIAPEHVEFAMDNPERLSDRVRHAGAIFLGRVTPEAIGDYVAGSNHVLPTSRAARFQSGLSIYDFIKRTSIVKCDAASFGVLGPHTVALAKAEGLPAHALSAEIRL
- a CDS encoding DUF2948 family protein; the protein is MADNAKPLRLLAHEAEDLAVLSAALQDAIAKIGDIRWDAQARTLTIACNRFRWEALGKRAKAGERVRSALQFGDVAGVQARNLRRDAKGAVVELLSIAFEAAEEAPAGVVTLTFAGGGDMRVAVDCLDVALADVSDPWATPRTPGHD
- the murA gene encoding UDP-N-acetylglucosamine 1-carboxyvinyltransferase, which gives rise to MDRIAITGGAQLNGTIPVSGAKNSAIKLMAASLLTDEPLRLTNMPRLADTRFLGKLLTRLGVQVTESDGPDGQQTLLHAPEITSGFAPYDLVRQMRASFNVLGPLVARSGQAKVSLPGGCTIGARPVDLHLQALEALGAKIDLHEGYVYAQAPRGLKGAEITFPIVSVGATEHAMLAAVLADGVTVIHNAACEPELADLQDCLNAMGAKVEGAGTPTITITGVTRLKGATHAVIPDRIEMGTYAVAAAMAGGEVRLTNARPGLIDALLDKLKEAGAGVEPTADGVIIRRNGHRLDSVDIETAPFPGFATDLQAQFMALMTTAKGESRIRETIFENRFMHAPELMRLGADISVSGGEARVRGVERLEGAEVMATDLRASVSLVIAGLVARGETTVSRIYHLDRGFERLEEKLGACGAQVRRIKGDGEPEL